From a region of the Hypanus sabinus isolate sHypSab1 chromosome 2, sHypSab1.hap1, whole genome shotgun sequence genome:
- the LOC132405204 gene encoding alpha-1,4-N-acetylglucosaminyltransferase-like encodes MISMQKAYFFVVIFATAGVLYKCWDLEGYSSIQRYMLGILHVKNGYGSEKDDPDLAFLYQNPGITFLESTDNVEPPPLVVCSVESAALRNPDKPIYYFMKGFSGNLSQYPQPEYKVIPLLSSVRNVTILPLNLTELFEDTPLKSWYQKVNPQKERFWTHVLADGCRLALIWKYGGIYLDTDIISLRSMPFDNFTCPQTPNVFSNGAMGFYQKHHPFLWNCMEDFVAHYIGHVWGQQGPRLITRVLKRWCNTTKLATFIGKECNGISIWISKRFYPIQYSEWQKYFAPWKKKHIERVFSNTYGAHVWNFMNKHKKRKVAAGSGSLMEHFFQLHCPNTYKNLI; translated from the exons ATGATCTCCATGCAGAAAGCATATTTCTTTGTCGTAATATTTGCAACTGCAGGTGTGTTGTACAAATGCTGGGATTTAGAAGGCTATTCCTCCATTCAAAGGTACATGCTTGGAATATTGCATGTAAAAAACGGATATGGTTCTGAAAAAGATGATCCTGATCTTGCATTCTTGTACCAGAATCCCGGGATTACATTTCTGGAGTCGACTGACAACGTAGAGCCGCCACCATTAGTGGTGTGTTCAGTGGAGTCTGCTGCTCTCCGAAACCCAGACAAACCAATCTATTACTTCATGAAGGGATTCAGTGGCAACTTGAGCCAGTATCCACAGCCTGAGTACAAAGTCATCCCATTGCTCTCCTCAGTGAGGAATGTCACCATTCTACCCTTGAATCTCACTGAACTGTTCGAAGACACTCCATTGAAAAGCTGGTATCAAAAG GTAAATCCACAAAAGGAGAGGTTTTGGACTCATGTACTTGCTGATGGCTGCAGGTTAGCGTTGATCTGGAAATATGGAGGAATCTACCTGGATACTGACATTATATCACTGAGGTCTATGCCATTCGATAACTTTACCTGTCCACAGACCCCAAACGTTTTCAGTAATGGAGCAATGGGTTTCTATCAGAAGCATCATCCCTTTTTGTGGAATTGCATGGAAGATTTTGTGGCCCATTACATTGGACATGTTTGGGGTCAACAAGGTCCTCGACTGATCACCCGTGTGCTGAAGAGATGGTGCAATACTACTAAACTAGCCACCTTCATTGGCAAGGAATGCAATGGTATCTCTATATGGATCTCAAAACGTTTCTATCCAATCCAATATTCAGAATGGCAGAAGTACTTTGCTCCCTGGAAAAAGAAGCATATAGAACGGGTCTTTTCCAATACGTATGGAGCACATGTCTGGAACTTCatgaataaacacaagaaaagaAAAGTTGCTGCTGGAAGTGGATCATTAATGGAACATTTCTTCCAGTTGCATTGTCCAAATACATACAAAAACTTAATTTAA